From a single Vibrio tubiashii genomic region:
- a CDS encoding low molecular weight protein-tyrosine-phosphatase, translating to MKKLLVVCMGNICRSPTGEAILRAKSQQLRIPVEVDSAGTIGYHQGNPPDSRAKAAGERRGYSFKGIRSRKVVSGDFEDFDLVLAADRDNFADLIAQCPQHLQHKVKLFLDYSDSEYDEIPDPYYGGDSGFELVLDLIEEASENVLKSL from the coding sequence GTGAAGAAATTATTAGTGGTTTGTATGGGAAATATCTGCCGCTCTCCTACTGGTGAGGCAATCCTTAGAGCAAAATCGCAGCAACTCCGTATTCCTGTGGAGGTGGACTCGGCTGGTACCATTGGCTATCACCAAGGAAACCCACCAGATTCAAGAGCCAAAGCAGCAGGTGAGCGGAGAGGGTACTCATTTAAAGGGATTCGTTCACGTAAAGTCGTTAGCGGCGATTTCGAAGATTTTGACCTTGTTTTAGCAGCAGATCGAGATAATTTTGCCGATTTAATTGCGCAATGTCCTCAGCACTTACAACACAAAGTAAAACTGTTTCTCGACTATTCCGATTCTGAATATGACGAAATCCCCGATCCATATTACGGCGGGGATAGCGGCTTTGAACTGGTATTGGATCTTATAGAAGAAGCTTCAGAGAATGTACTGAAGTCCCTGTGA
- a CDS encoding Grx4 family monothiol glutaredoxin, translating to METIDKIKQQIAENSILLYMKGSPKLPSCGFSSQAAQALMACGEKFAYVDILQNPDIRAELPAYAQWPTFPQLWVEGELIGGCDIIIEMFQKGELQPLVKEAAERAGTSEE from the coding sequence ATGGAAACTATCGATAAAATCAAACAGCAGATCGCAGAAAACTCGATCCTTCTTTACATGAAAGGTTCGCCTAAACTACCTAGCTGCGGTTTCTCTTCTCAAGCAGCTCAAGCTCTTATGGCTTGTGGTGAAAAATTCGCTTACGTAGATATTCTACAAAACCCTGATATCCGTGCAGAGCTACCAGCATACGCACAGTGGCCAACTTTCCCTCAACTTTGGGTTGAAGGTGAGCTGATCGGTGGTTGTGACATTATCATTGAAATGTTCCAAAAAGGTGAACTGCAGCCTCTAGTTAAAGAAGCAGCAGAGCGCGCAGGAACAAGCGAAGAGTAA
- a CDS encoding SDR family oxidoreductase — translation MDIKNAVILVTSAGSQIGSTLAYHFASLGATLVLCDRKTPQLAQTYQLCQEISDSVYQCPIDDHSLSSIQYLFTFMDQTIKRSPDVLINTLTAEAMPNIFDHQGSDLFTQRLSLMAATLFSFGQATAERMREEQKNGVIVNVISHPDYQDMSGFDNATSMVAGFTQSWAKELTPFNIRVGGVVPAIEHDNSHWAEVQDELIRNTEYIVSNDYFSGRVMAA, via the coding sequence ATGGATATAAAAAATGCTGTAATTTTAGTGACATCTGCCGGTTCTCAGATCGGAAGTACGCTCGCTTATCACTTTGCCTCGCTTGGTGCAACGCTGGTTTTGTGTGACCGAAAAACACCTCAGCTCGCTCAAACCTATCAGCTGTGCCAAGAGATATCAGACAGCGTCTATCAATGCCCTATAGATGATCACTCACTCAGTTCAATCCAATACTTATTCACATTCATGGATCAAACGATCAAGCGATCCCCCGACGTTTTGATCAACACGCTAACCGCAGAGGCGATGCCGAATATTTTTGATCATCAAGGCAGTGACTTGTTTACCCAAAGGCTCTCTTTGATGGCTGCGACACTGTTTAGCTTTGGTCAAGCAACCGCCGAAAGAATGCGTGAAGAACAAAAAAATGGCGTGATTGTTAATGTGATTTCTCACCCTGACTATCAGGATATGTCAGGCTTCGACAATGCAACTTCGATGGTGGCAGGGTTTACCCAGAGCTGGGCTAAAGAACTCACTCCTTTCAACATTCGCGTTGGCGGCGTTGTCCCTGCTATTGAACACGATAATTCGCATTGGGCAGAAGTACAGGATGAATTGATTCGCAATACCGAATATATCGTCTCTAATGATTACTTTAGTGGCAGAGTCATGGCGGCGTAA
- a CDS encoding DNA topoisomerase III: MSRLFIAEKPSLGRAIAAALPGPKKNDQGFIRCGNGDVVTWCIGHLLEQVEPDAYDERYKKWNLADLPIVPEQWQLRPRKSASKQLTVVRKLLKEANHIVHAGDPDREGQLLVDEVLDYCKVSKTKKEATQRLLISDLNLPAVKRALSQMRSNRDFVPLSVSALARSRADWLYGMNMSRAYTLLGQKAGYQGVLSVGRVQTPVLGLVVRRDEEIDNFIPRDYFTLHALIPYQDGSSTFDIRACWKPSDACKPWQDEEGRVLNRKLVENVANRIANQPAKVVESEQKQTKQSAPLPYSLSALQIDAAKRFGMSAQQVLDTCQSLYEKHKLITYPRSDCRYLPLEHYSQASSVCDAISNNAKELGSAVSGANLSLKSKAWNDKKVDAHHAIIPTPKKASVNALYGNEMKIYQQIARQYLMQFYPAAVYAEAKLVFDIAGGTFIAKGRQLVLAGWKELMGKVDDEDAGVDAVPPLPEGSVLTCREGEIKDRKTEPPKHFTEATLLQAMTGIARFVEDKELKKILKETDGLGTEATRAGILDTLFKRQLLQRQGKSILSTPAGRGLIHALPSESTFPDMTANWEHQLQGMAERNQAYQPFMQALQQRIDGLMHQVRSGEVPESLRHLPKVERPAYKRKKGGYRKKSTAKSTSKKSNTNRDK, translated from the coding sequence ATGTCTCGTCTCTTCATTGCTGAAAAACCAAGCCTTGGCCGCGCAATTGCCGCTGCACTTCCTGGACCAAAGAAAAATGATCAGGGTTTTATTCGTTGTGGTAATGGCGATGTAGTGACTTGGTGTATTGGGCACTTACTTGAGCAAGTTGAGCCTGATGCCTACGATGAGCGCTATAAAAAGTGGAATCTGGCCGATTTACCGATAGTCCCTGAACAATGGCAACTAAGGCCAAGAAAGTCGGCGAGTAAGCAGCTGACGGTAGTACGAAAGCTTTTGAAGGAAGCGAATCATATCGTTCATGCCGGAGACCCTGATAGGGAAGGGCAACTGCTGGTGGATGAAGTGCTCGATTACTGCAAGGTAAGCAAAACGAAAAAAGAAGCGACGCAGCGTTTGCTGATTAGCGACTTGAACTTACCTGCGGTTAAGCGTGCTTTAAGCCAAATGCGCAGCAACCGTGACTTTGTGCCGCTGTCGGTTTCTGCTTTAGCGCGCTCTAGAGCAGACTGGTTGTATGGTATGAATATGTCTCGCGCCTATACCCTACTAGGGCAAAAGGCGGGCTATCAAGGCGTATTGTCAGTCGGTCGAGTGCAAACGCCAGTGCTTGGCTTAGTGGTGCGCCGTGATGAAGAGATAGATAACTTTATCCCTCGTGATTATTTTACTCTTCACGCCCTTATTCCGTATCAAGATGGCTCAAGTACGTTTGATATACGCGCTTGCTGGAAACCGAGTGACGCGTGTAAACCTTGGCAAGACGAAGAGGGGAGAGTCCTTAATCGTAAGCTAGTGGAAAATGTCGCTAATCGAATCGCGAACCAACCAGCAAAAGTTGTTGAATCGGAACAAAAGCAAACCAAGCAATCAGCGCCACTGCCTTATTCATTATCTGCCCTGCAAATTGATGCGGCAAAGCGATTTGGTATGAGTGCGCAGCAGGTGCTTGATACTTGTCAGTCTCTGTATGAAAAGCACAAGCTGATCACTTATCCCCGCTCTGATTGCCGCTATTTACCGCTAGAGCATTATTCCCAAGCGAGTAGTGTTTGTGATGCGATCAGCAACAATGCCAAAGAACTTGGCAGTGCCGTATCAGGAGCGAATCTGAGCCTTAAATCCAAAGCATGGAATGATAAAAAAGTCGATGCTCACCATGCCATCATCCCGACACCGAAAAAAGCGTCGGTGAATGCGCTGTATGGCAATGAGATGAAGATTTATCAGCAGATTGCGCGCCAATATTTGATGCAGTTCTATCCGGCGGCAGTGTATGCAGAAGCCAAGCTGGTATTTGATATCGCAGGTGGAACCTTCATTGCCAAGGGGCGTCAACTTGTATTGGCAGGCTGGAAAGAACTGATGGGTAAAGTTGATGATGAAGACGCAGGTGTTGATGCGGTTCCTCCATTACCAGAAGGGAGCGTTCTAACTTGCCGAGAAGGTGAGATTAAAGACCGTAAGACAGAGCCGCCGAAACATTTTACTGAAGCGACATTACTTCAGGCAATGACGGGGATAGCCCGTTTTGTGGAAGACAAAGAGCTGAAAAAAATACTCAAAGAGACCGATGGCTTAGGGACAGAAGCGACGCGTGCAGGCATCCTTGATACTCTGTTTAAACGCCAATTATTGCAGCGCCAAGGCAAGTCTATTCTCAGTACGCCAGCAGGTAGAGGCTTGATACATGCACTGCCATCTGAATCGACCTTTCCAGATATGACAGCAAACTGGGAGCACCAGTTGCAGGGTATGGCGGAGCGTAACCAAGCCTACCAACCTTTTATGCAAGCACTACAGCAGCGGATCGATGGTTTAATGCATCAAGTCCGTAGCGGAGAGGTTCCTGAGTCTTTGCGCCATCTACCTAAAGTAGAGCGTCCGGCATACAAACGCAAAAAAGGCGGCTATCGTAAGAAATCTACCGCCAAGTCGACATCTAAGAAGTCTAATACCAATCGGGATAAATAG
- the sodB gene encoding superoxide dismutase [Fe] — MAFELPALPYAKDALEPHISAETLDFHHGKHHNTYVVKLNGLIPGTEFEGKSLEEIIKTSTGGVFNNAAQIWNHTFYWHCLAPNAGGEPTGAVADAINAAFGSFEEFKAKFTDSAINNFGSSWTWLVKKADGSLEIVNTSNAATPLTEEGTTPLLTVDLWEHAYYIDFRNVRPDYMNAFWALVNWDFVAENLAK; from the coding sequence ATGGCATTTGAACTACCAGCTCTTCCTTACGCGAAAGACGCACTAGAACCACATATCTCAGCTGAAACTCTAGATTTCCACCACGGTAAGCACCACAACACTTATGTTGTTAAGCTAAACGGTCTTATTCCTGGCACTGAGTTTGAAGGCAAATCTCTAGAAGAAATCATCAAGACTTCTACTGGTGGTGTATTCAACAACGCTGCACAAATCTGGAACCACACGTTCTACTGGCACTGTCTAGCGCCAAACGCGGGTGGCGAGCCAACAGGTGCGGTCGCTGACGCTATCAACGCTGCATTCGGTTCTTTCGAAGAGTTCAAAGCGAAATTCACAGACTCTGCGATCAACAACTTCGGTTCTTCTTGGACTTGGCTTGTTAAGAAAGCAGACGGCTCTCTAGAGATCGTTAACACGTCTAACGCTGCAACGCCTCTAACAGAAGAAGGTACAACTCCACTTCTTACTGTTGACCTATGGGAACACGCTTACTACATCGATTTCCGTAACGTTCGTCCAGACTACATGAATGCTTTCTGGGCACTAGTTAACTGGGACTTCGTTGCAGAAAACCTAGCAAAATAA
- a CDS encoding VC2046/SO_2500 family protein translates to MQIHTLDKAAIISELQFGTGINHAVHEGRRADFALILSMFSDDVRDNTPLEKVDEIDTSEQALRKKFELQAPQQLRSDQSSYQVSATQASLFHSSGLPSTKLSHYLTPDALTYLPEDTHNLPEEVYHNLSGHQRRAMGEKEPKELMPIDLYNQLIKAQRTFQIQTQA, encoded by the coding sequence ATGCAAATTCACACTTTAGACAAAGCAGCCATTATCAGCGAGCTTCAGTTTGGCACGGGTATTAACCATGCCGTACATGAAGGACGCCGAGCTGATTTCGCGCTCATTTTGTCGATGTTTTCTGACGATGTTCGTGACAATACCCCGCTTGAAAAGGTCGATGAGATAGATACCAGCGAACAAGCTCTGCGCAAAAAATTTGAGCTGCAAGCGCCGCAACAGCTTCGCTCCGATCAAAGCTCTTACCAGGTATCGGCAACACAAGCTTCCCTATTTCACAGTTCAGGGCTCCCTAGTACCAAACTGAGCCATTACCTTACCCCTGACGCCTTAACCTATCTGCCAGAAGACACACATAACCTTCCTGAAGAGGTGTATCACAACCTGTCTGGTCACCAACGTCGTGCAATGGGAGAGAAAGAGCCAAAAGAGTTGATGCCAATCGATCTTTATAATCAGCTCATAAAAGCTCAGCGCACCTTCCAGATCCAAACCCAAGCTTAA